The following coding sequences lie in one Vibrio sp. BS-M-Sm-2 genomic window:
- the eno gene encoding phosphopyruvate hydratase, with amino-acid sequence MSKIVKVLGREIIDSRGNPTVEAEVHLEGGFVGMAAAPSGASTGSREALELRDGDKSRFLGKGVLKAIEAVNGPIAEALVGTDAKAQADVDQIMLDLDGTDNKSKFGANAILAVSLANAKAAAAAKGMPLYEHIAELNGTAGQFSMPLPMMNIINGGEHADNNVDIQEFMIQPVGAKTLKEGLRIGAEVFHNLAKVLKSKGYSTAVGDEGGFAPNLKSNAEALEVIAEAVAAAGYELGKDVTLAMDCAASEFFDKEAGIYNMKGEGKTFTSEEFNHYLAELANNFPIVSIEDGLDESDWDGFKHQTELLGDKLQIVGDDLFVTNTKILAEGIEKGVANSILIKFNQIGSLTETLAAIKMAKDAGYTAVISHRSGETEDATIADLAVGTAAGQIKTGSMSRSDRVAKYNQLIRIEEALGSKAPYNGLKEVKGQ; translated from the coding sequence ATGTCTAAGATCGTTAAAGTTCTAGGTCGTGAAATCATCGATTCACGTGGTAACCCAACTGTAGAAGCTGAAGTACACCTAGAAGGCGGTTTCGTAGGTATGGCTGCTGCTCCATCTGGCGCATCTACTGGTTCTCGCGAAGCTCTTGAGCTACGTGACGGCGACAAATCACGTTTCCTAGGTAAAGGTGTTCTTAAAGCTATTGAAGCTGTAAACGGCCCAATCGCTGAAGCTCTAGTTGGTACTGACGCTAAAGCACAAGCTGACGTTGACCAAATCATGCTTGACCTAGATGGTACTGATAACAAGTCTAAGTTCGGCGCGAACGCTATCCTAGCTGTATCTCTAGCTAACGCAAAAGCTGCTGCTGCTGCGAAAGGCATGCCTCTATACGAGCACATCGCTGAGCTAAACGGTACTGCTGGTCAGTTCTCTATGCCTCTACCAATGATGAACATCATCAACGGTGGTGAGCACGCAGATAACAACGTTGACATCCAAGAGTTCATGATCCAACCAGTTGGCGCTAAGACTCTTAAAGAAGGTCTACGTATCGGCGCTGAAGTATTCCACAACCTAGCTAAAGTTCTTAAGTCTAAAGGCTACAGCACTGCAGTTGGTGATGAAGGTGGTTTCGCTCCTAACCTTAAGTCTAACGCTGAAGCTCTAGAAGTTATCGCAGAAGCTGTTGCAGCTGCTGGTTACGAACTAGGTAAAGACGTTACTCTTGCTATGGACTGTGCAGCATCTGAGTTCTTCGACAAAGAAGCTGGCATCTACAACATGAAGGGCGAAGGTAAAACTTTCACTTCTGAAGAGTTCAACCACTACCTAGCTGAGCTAGCGAACAACTTCCCAATCGTTTCTATCGAAGACGGTCTTGACGAGTCAGATTGGGATGGTTTCAAGCACCAAACTGAACTTCTAGGCGACAAGCTTCAAATCGTTGGTGACGATCTGTTCGTTACAAACACTAAGATTCTTGCTGAAGGTATCGAGAAAGGCGTAGCTAACTCTATCCTTATCAAGTTCAACCAAATCGGTTCTCTAACAGAGACTCTAGCTGCTATCAAGATGGCTAAAGACGCTGGCTACACTGCAGTAATCTCTCACCGTTCTGGCGAAACTGAAGATGCAACTATCGCTGATCTAGCGGTAGGTACAGCTGCAGGTCAAATCAAAACTGGTTCTATGAGCCGTTCTGACCGTGTTGCTAAGTACAACCAACTTATCCGTATCGAAGAAGCTCTAGGTTCTAAAGCTCCTTACAACGGTCTTAAAGAAGTTAAAGGTCAATAA
- the ftsB gene encoding cell division protein FtsB — translation MRIFALVLLIVFGWLQHTLWLGKNGISDYYGVNNEIQVQQQVNEKLHIRNAEMFAEIDDLRQGLDAIEERARHELGMVKEGETFYRIIGEESH, via the coding sequence ATGCGAATTTTTGCTTTAGTACTGCTCATAGTGTTTGGCTGGCTACAACACACACTGTGGCTCGGTAAAAATGGTATCTCTGATTACTACGGTGTGAACAACGAAATCCAAGTTCAACAACAAGTAAACGAAAAGCTACATATTCGAAATGCAGAAATGTTTGCTGAAATTGACGATCTACGCCAAGGCTTAGACGCGATAGAAGAACGCGCACGTCACGAGCTTGGTATGGTCAAAGAAGGCGAAACGTTTTATCGCATCATTGGTGAGGAATCCCATTAA
- the ispD gene encoding 2-C-methyl-D-erythritol 4-phosphate cytidylyltransferase, with the protein MSTQLQSVIAVVPAAGVGSRMRADRPKQYLKIHGKTILEHTLEKLLSHPQVAQIVVAISDDDPYYPELALNQNPQVIRVSGGSERADSVLSALNYIAEQQLGDWVMVHDAARPCVQLSDIDKLISGAMSHDVGAILAAPVRDTMKRGSQGQIEHTVERADLWHALTPQMFRAKPLWNALSEALHQGASITDEASAFEWKGLSPAIVAGRSDNFKITQPEDLALAEFYLSQNKE; encoded by the coding sequence ATGTCGACTCAACTTCAAAGCGTGATTGCCGTTGTACCTGCAGCAGGCGTCGGTAGCCGAATGAGGGCTGATCGCCCTAAGCAATATCTTAAAATTCACGGCAAAACGATTTTAGAGCACACCCTCGAGAAATTACTGTCTCACCCACAAGTCGCTCAAATTGTCGTTGCGATCAGCGATGATGACCCATACTACCCTGAACTAGCACTCAATCAGAATCCACAAGTGATCAGAGTGTCTGGCGGAAGCGAGCGAGCGGACTCTGTGCTCTCTGCGCTAAACTATATCGCTGAGCAGCAACTTGGTGATTGGGTAATGGTTCACGATGCGGCAAGGCCTTGTGTTCAGCTAAGTGATATCGACAAGCTAATTTCTGGTGCGATGAGCCATGATGTGGGCGCTATTTTAGCGGCTCCAGTTCGTGACACCATGAAGCGAGGTTCCCAAGGGCAGATCGAGCATACCGTTGAGCGAGCCGATTTATGGCATGCTCTTACGCCGCAAATGTTCAGAGCAAAGCCTCTGTGGAATGCATTAAGTGAGGCGTTGCACCAAGGCGCTTCGATTACTGATGAAGCCTCAGCCTTCGAATGGAAAGGTTTATCGCCCGCTATAGTGGCAGGGCGCTCAGATAATTTTAAGATTACTCAGCCTGAAGATTTAGCGCTTGCTGAGTTCTATTTAAGTCAGAATAAGGAATAA
- the ispF gene encoding 2-C-methyl-D-erythritol 2,4-cyclodiphosphate synthase, whose protein sequence is MIRIGHGFDVHKFGGEGPVIIGGVSIPYEQGLIAHSDGDVALHALCDALLGAIAAGDIGRHFPDTDDEWKGADSRELLKDVYRRVKEQGYVIGNADITIMAQAPKMAPHIDSMCQAISQDLETSISNVNVKATTTERLGFTGRKEGIACEAVVLITKSA, encoded by the coding sequence ATGATTCGTATTGGCCATGGCTTTGATGTACATAAGTTTGGTGGTGAAGGCCCAGTAATTATTGGTGGTGTAAGCATCCCTTACGAGCAAGGTCTTATTGCACACTCAGACGGTGATGTTGCCCTTCATGCGTTGTGTGACGCTTTATTAGGTGCGATTGCTGCGGGTGATATTGGTCGTCATTTCCCAGATACTGACGACGAATGGAAAGGTGCAGATAGCCGTGAACTGCTGAAAGATGTTTATCGTCGAGTAAAAGAGCAAGGTTACGTGATTGGTAATGCTGATATTACTATCATGGCGCAAGCTCCAAAGATGGCGCCTCATATAGACTCTATGTGCCAAGCTATTTCTCAAGACTTAGAAACCAGCATTAGCAATGTGAATGTAAAAGCGACGACCACTGAGCGTTTAGGTTTTACAGGTCGCAAAGAGGGCATCGCATGTGAAGCGGTGGTCCTAATTACTAAAAGTGCGTAA
- the truD gene encoding tRNA pseudouridine(13) synthase TruD: protein MSDILSSLAYLNGKPTAKAKLKAKAEHFVVNEDLGFEFTGEGEHLMVRIRKTGENTSFVANELAKACGVKSKDVSWAGLKDRHAVTEQWLSVHLPKGEPDFSAFLAQYPSIEILATARHNKKLRPGDLVGNQFELTLSEVTDCDDVVKRLEKVAQVGVPNYFGAQRFGNEGNNLSEARRWGRDNVRTRNQNKRSLYLSAARSWIYNLILSDRIEQDAFASALVGDIVMKDGAQLAVTADNIEAVNQDIANGAALVTVALAGDNALPTTNESQALEQKHLDSEPDLMALIRGNRMRHDRREASLKPAGLTWEVNEDNVTLKFSLDAGCFATAIVRELVEEVHVERTYEQ, encoded by the coding sequence ATGTCAGATATTTTATCTTCATTGGCTTATCTAAACGGTAAACCAACTGCGAAAGCAAAACTAAAAGCAAAAGCCGAACACTTTGTCGTTAATGAAGACTTGGGTTTTGAGTTTACTGGTGAAGGCGAGCACCTAATGGTTCGTATTCGTAAAACTGGTGAAAACACGAGCTTCGTGGCAAACGAGCTGGCTAAAGCTTGCGGTGTTAAGTCGAAGGACGTGAGCTGGGCAGGTTTAAAAGACCGTCACGCGGTTACTGAGCAGTGGTTGAGTGTACACCTACCAAAAGGTGAGCCTGACTTTTCAGCTTTTTTAGCACAGTACCCAAGCATTGAGATCTTGGCGACAGCACGTCACAACAAAAAGTTACGTCCGGGTGATTTAGTTGGCAACCAATTCGAGCTGACTTTGTCTGAAGTAACAGATTGTGATGATGTCGTAAAACGTTTGGAAAAAGTCGCTCAAGTCGGCGTGCCAAATTATTTCGGTGCTCAGCGTTTTGGTAATGAAGGTAACAACTTATCTGAAGCTCGTCGTTGGGGCCGTGATAACGTTCGTACTCGTAACCAGAATAAGCGCAGCTTGTACCTTTCTGCGGCTCGCTCGTGGATTTACAACCTGATCCTGTCAGACCGTATTGAGCAAGATGCGTTTGCATCGGCATTGGTTGGCGATATTGTCATGAAAGACGGCGCTCAACTAGCGGTAACAGCGGACAATATTGAAGCAGTAAACCAAGACATCGCGAATGGCGCAGCATTGGTTACTGTTGCTTTGGCTGGTGATAATGCCTTACCAACAACAAATGAGTCTCAAGCGTTAGAGCAAAAACATCTTGATTCTGAACCTGACCTAATGGCGCTGATTCGCGGTAACCGCATGCGCCATGACCGTCGTGAAGCATCGTTAAAACCAGCGGGTCTAACTTGGGAAGTGAACGAAGATAATGTCACTCTTAAGTTCTCTCTAGACGCAGGTTGTTTCGCAACCGCTATCGTTCGTGAGTTGGTTGAAGAAGTACACGTAGAGAGAACCTACGAGCAATAA